From Micromonospora sp. NBC_01699, a single genomic window includes:
- the rpoB gene encoding DNA-directed RNA polymerase subunit beta: protein MAASRPAKTSRTSSAFAPRRISFGRITEHLEVPNLLAIQNESFDWLVGNEAWQGRSADDPHARSGLAEILDEISPIEDFSGTMSLSFSAPRFDEVKASIEECKEKDLTYCAPLFVTAEFTNNTTGEIKSQTVFMGDFPMMTPKGTFIINGTERVVVSQLVRSPGVYFDKQPDKTSDRDLSSVKVIPSRGAWLEFDIDKRDTVGVRIDRKRRQAVTVLLKAIGWTGEQIRERFGWSELMMTTLEKDHIAGVDEALLDIYRKLRPGEPPTRENAQTLLDNLFFNPKRYDVAKVGRYKFNKKLELQVPITTGTLTEDDVVATVEYLCRLHAGEDGYEADDIDHFGNRRLRTVGELIQNQVRVGLSRMERVVRERMTTQDVEAITPQTLINIRPVVAAIKEFFGTSQLSQFMDQTNPLAGLTHRRRLSALGPGGLSRERAGFEVRDVHPSHYGRMCPIETPEGPNIGLIGALSTFGRVNPFGFIETPYRKVVEGQVTDQIDYLTADEEDRFVKAQANAPLRADGHFAEDRVLVRRKGGEVDYVAPTAVDYMDVSPRQMTSVATAMIPFLEHDDANRALMGANMQRQAVPLVKAEAPLVGTGMEYRAAVDAGDVVVAEVGGVVEDLCADYVTVHQDDGHRRTYLLHKFRRSNAGSCVNQKPVVFEGDRIEAGQVIADGPCTDEGEMALGRNLLVAFMPWEGHNYEDAIILSQRLVQQDALTSIHIEEHEVDARDTKLGPEEITRDIPNVSEEMLADLDERGIIRIGAEVVPGDILVGKVTPKGETELTPEERLLRAIFGEKAREVRDTSLKVPHGETGTVIGVRTFSREDGDELPPGVNELVRVYVAQKRKIQDGDKLAGRHGNKGVISKILPVEDMPFLEDGTPVDIVLNPLGVPSRMNIGQVLETHLGWVAKTGWQVEGDDAEWKRNLRAIDADTSVPDTNVATPVFDGAREEEIAGLLSSTLPNRDGKQLIGASGKAQLFDGRSGEPLPSPIAVGYIYILKLNHLVDDKIHARSTGPYSMITQQPLGGKAQFGGQRFGEMECWAMQAYGAAYALQELLTIKSDDVLGRVKVYEAIVKGENIPEPGIPESFKVLLKELQSLCLNVEVLSSDGVALEMRETDDEVFRAAEELGIDLSRREPSSVEEV from the coding sequence TTGGCAGCTTCCCGCCCTGCGAAGACCAGTCGTACGTCGAGCGCATTCGCGCCCCGCCGAATCTCATTCGGCAGGATCACCGAACACCTCGAGGTCCCCAACCTCCTCGCCATCCAGAACGAGTCTTTTGACTGGCTGGTCGGCAACGAGGCTTGGCAGGGCCGGTCGGCCGACGACCCGCACGCACGCTCGGGTCTCGCGGAGATCCTCGACGAGATCAGCCCGATTGAGGACTTCTCCGGCACTATGTCCCTGTCCTTCTCCGCTCCGCGCTTCGACGAGGTCAAGGCCTCGATCGAGGAGTGCAAGGAGAAGGACCTGACCTACTGCGCTCCGCTCTTCGTGACCGCGGAGTTCACCAACAACACCACCGGCGAGATCAAGAGCCAGACGGTGTTCATGGGTGACTTCCCGATGATGACGCCGAAGGGCACCTTCATCATCAACGGCACCGAGCGCGTCGTGGTCAGTCAGCTCGTCCGGTCTCCGGGCGTCTACTTCGACAAGCAGCCGGACAAGACCTCCGACCGCGACCTCTCCAGCGTCAAGGTCATCCCGAGCCGGGGTGCCTGGCTGGAGTTCGACATCGACAAGAGAGATACGGTCGGTGTCCGCATCGACCGTAAGCGCCGGCAGGCCGTCACCGTCCTGCTCAAGGCGATCGGTTGGACCGGCGAGCAGATCCGCGAGCGGTTCGGCTGGTCCGAGCTGATGATGACCACCCTGGAGAAGGACCACATCGCCGGGGTGGACGAGGCGCTGCTCGACATCTACCGCAAGCTGCGGCCGGGTGAGCCGCCGACGCGCGAGAACGCCCAGACCCTGCTCGACAACCTCTTCTTCAACCCGAAGCGGTATGACGTAGCCAAGGTCGGCCGGTACAAGTTCAACAAGAAGCTCGAACTCCAGGTGCCGATCACCACCGGCACGCTGACCGAGGACGACGTCGTCGCCACCGTGGAATACCTCTGCCGGCTGCACGCCGGTGAGGACGGCTACGAGGCCGACGACATCGACCACTTCGGCAACCGGCGGCTGCGTACCGTGGGTGAGCTGATCCAGAACCAGGTTCGGGTCGGCCTCTCCCGGATGGAGCGGGTTGTCCGCGAGCGGATGACCACCCAGGATGTCGAGGCGATCACGCCGCAGACCCTGATCAACATCCGCCCGGTGGTGGCTGCGATCAAGGAGTTCTTCGGTACGTCGCAGCTGTCCCAGTTCATGGACCAGACCAACCCGCTGGCGGGTCTGACCCACCGGCGCCGGCTGAGCGCGCTCGGCCCGGGTGGTCTGTCCCGTGAGCGGGCCGGCTTCGAGGTCCGGGACGTGCACCCGTCGCACTACGGCCGGATGTGCCCGATCGAGACGCCGGAAGGCCCGAACATCGGCCTGATCGGCGCGTTGTCCACCTTCGGGCGGGTCAACCCCTTCGGGTTCATCGAGACGCCGTACCGCAAGGTGGTCGAGGGTCAGGTCACCGACCAGATCGACTACCTGACCGCGGACGAGGAAGACCGGTTCGTCAAGGCGCAGGCCAACGCCCCGTTGCGGGCCGACGGCCACTTCGCCGAGGACCGGGTCCTGGTCCGTCGGAAGGGCGGTGAGGTCGACTACGTCGCCCCCACCGCGGTCGACTACATGGACGTGTCGCCGCGCCAGATGACGTCGGTCGCGACCGCCATGATCCCGTTCCTTGAGCACGACGACGCCAACCGGGCACTGATGGGCGCGAACATGCAGCGCCAGGCGGTGCCGCTGGTCAAGGCCGAGGCGCCGCTCGTCGGAACCGGCATGGAGTACCGTGCCGCGGTCGACGCCGGTGACGTGGTCGTCGCCGAGGTCGGCGGCGTGGTCGAGGACCTGTGCGCCGACTACGTGACGGTGCACCAGGACGACGGCCACCGTCGTACCTACCTGCTGCACAAGTTCCGCCGCTCCAACGCCGGCTCCTGCGTCAACCAGAAGCCGGTCGTCTTCGAGGGCGACCGCATCGAGGCCGGTCAGGTCATCGCCGACGGTCCGTGCACCGACGAGGGCGAGATGGCACTCGGGCGCAACCTGCTCGTGGCGTTCATGCCCTGGGAGGGTCACAACTACGAGGACGCGATCATCCTGTCGCAGCGCCTCGTGCAGCAGGACGCCCTCACCTCGATCCACATCGAGGAGCACGAGGTCGACGCCCGCGACACCAAGCTGGGCCCGGAGGAGATCACCCGCGACATCCCGAACGTCAGCGAGGAAATGCTCGCCGACCTCGACGAGCGCGGCATCATCCGGATCGGCGCGGAGGTCGTACCCGGCGACATCCTGGTCGGCAAGGTCACGCCGAAGGGCGAGACCGAGCTGACCCCGGAGGAGCGTCTGCTCCGCGCGATCTTCGGTGAGAAGGCGCGTGAGGTCCGGGACACCTCGCTGAAGGTGCCGCACGGCGAGACCGGCACGGTCATCGGTGTGCGTACCTTCTCCCGCGAGGACGGCGACGAGCTGCCGCCGGGGGTCAACGAGCTGGTCCGCGTGTACGTGGCCCAGAAGCGGAAGATCCAGGACGGCGACAAGCTCGCCGGCCGGCACGGCAACAAGGGTGTCATCTCCAAGATCCTGCCGGTCGAGGACATGCCGTTCCTGGAGGACGGCACGCCGGTCGACATCGTGCTCAACCCGCTCGGTGTGCCGAGCCGGATGAACATCGGTCAGGTGCTGGAGACCCACCTTGGCTGGGTGGCCAAGACCGGGTGGCAGGTCGAGGGTGACGACGCCGAGTGGAAGCGGAACCTGCGCGCCATCGACGCCGACACCTCGGTGCCGGACACCAACGTCGCGACGCCGGTCTTCGACGGTGCCCGCGAGGAGGAGATCGCCGGTCTGCTCTCGTCGACCCTGCCCAACCGGGACGGCAAGCAGCTGATCGGGGCGAGCGGTAAGGCTCAGCTGTTCGACGGCCGCTCCGGCGAGCCGTTGCCGAGCCCGATCGCGGTCGGCTACATCTACATCCTGAAGCTGAACCACCTGGTCGACGACAAGATCCACGCTCGGTCGACCGGCCCGTACTCGATGATCACGCAGCAGCCGCTGGGTGGTAAGGCGCAGTTCGGTGGCCAGCGGTTCGGCGAGATGGAGTGCTGGGCGATGCAGGCGTACGGCGCTGCCTACGCCCTGCAGGAGTTGCTGACGATCAAGTCCGACGACGTCCTGGGCCGGGTCAAGGTCTACGAGGCGATCGTCAAGGGCGAGAACATCCCCGAGCCGGGCATCCCGGAGTCGTTCAAGGTGCTGCTCAAGGAGCTGCAGTCGCTGTGCCTGAATGTTGAGGTGCTCTCCAGCGACGGCGTGGCCCTGGAAATGCGCGAGACCGACGACGAGGTCTTCCGTGCGGCGGAGGAACTTGGCATCGACCTGTCCCGGCGCGAGCCGAGCTCGGTCGAGGAAGTTTGA
- a CDS encoding DNA-directed RNA polymerase subunit beta', whose product MLDVNFFDELRIGLATADDIRQWSHGEVKKPETINYRTLKPEKDGLFCEKIFGPQRDWECYCGKYKRVRFKGIICERCGVEVTRSKVRRERMGHIELAASVTHIWYFKGVPSRLGYLLDLAPKDLEKIIYFASYVITSVDTEARHRDLSTVENEILAEKRQSENSRDSEIEKRAAKLEADLADLEAEGAKADVRRKVKEGGEREMRQIRDRAQREIDRLDEVLDTFRKLDAKQLVTDELLYRELRDRFGEYFTGGMGAEAIKALVQNMDLDAEAENLREIIRSGKGQRKIRALKRLKVVAAFLNTRNSPLGMVLDCVPVIPPDLRPMVQLDGGRFATSDLNDLYRRVINRNNRLKRLIDLGAPEIIVNNEKRMLQEAVDALFDNGRRGRPVTGPGNRPLKSLSDMLKGKQGRFRQNLLGKRVDYSGRSVIVVGPQLKLHQCGLPKQMALELFKPFVMKRLVDLNHAQNIKSAKRMVERQRPVVWDVLEEVIGEHPVLLNRAPTLHRLGIQAFEPQLVEGKAIQIHPLVCTAFNADFDGDQMAVHVPLSAEAQAEARILMLSSNNILKPADGKPVTMPTQDMVIGLYYLTHLTPGEVGEGRAFSSDAEARMAFDNGELHLQTPIKIRLHGVIGVDNGAGAEKWTEPEGWVQGEALTVVTTLGRVLFNETLPQGYRFVNYEIRKGQLSAIVNDLAERFPKVALAATLDGLKEAGFHWATWSGVTIGMQDVIAPPRKPEILERYEKEADRIDKQYQRGLMTAEERRGELIEIWTKATNEVAKEMETALPQENPLWVMINSGARGNLLQLRQIAAIRGLVANPKGEIIPRPIKASYREGLSVLEYFISTHGARKGLADTALRTADSGYLTRRLVDVSQDVIIREEDCGTDRAIPMQVGEFLGGKLVVHTHAETGVHARTLADDIKGTDGNVVAERGVDLNSILVDKIVEAGVETVRVRSVLTCESKLGVCAACYGRSLPTGKSVDIGEAVGIIAAQSIGEPGTQLTMRTFHTGGVAGEDITQGLPRVQEIFEARVPKGKAPIADTPGRIRIEDGERSRKIIVVPDDGSEEIVYDKISKRVKLRAHDGDHVEVGQKLTEGTIDPHELLRILGPRAVQVHLTQEVQEVYRSQGVLIHDKHIEIIIRQMLKRVTVIDSGATEFLPGVLVDRALFESENRRLVSEGGEPAAGRPVLMGITKASLATDSWLSAASFQETTRVLTDAAINARSDSLIGLKENVIIGKLIPAGTGISKYRNVRVEPTEEAKAKVYSMTGYPETDYGFGPASGQAVPLDDFDFGSYR is encoded by the coding sequence GTGCTCGACGTCAACTTCTTCGACGAGTTGCGCATTGGCCTGGCTACCGCGGACGACATCCGCCAGTGGTCGCACGGCGAGGTTAAGAAGCCCGAGACGATCAACTACCGCACCCTGAAGCCGGAAAAGGACGGGCTCTTCTGCGAGAAGATCTTCGGTCCGCAGCGGGACTGGGAGTGCTACTGCGGTAAGTACAAGCGGGTCCGGTTCAAGGGCATCATCTGTGAGCGCTGCGGCGTCGAGGTGACTCGCTCCAAGGTGCGTCGTGAGCGGATGGGCCACATCGAACTGGCTGCCTCCGTCACCCACATCTGGTACTTCAAGGGCGTCCCGAGCCGGCTGGGCTACCTGCTCGACCTGGCTCCCAAGGACCTTGAGAAGATCATTTACTTCGCATCGTACGTGATCACGAGCGTTGACACCGAGGCGCGTCACCGCGACCTGTCCACGGTCGAGAACGAGATCCTGGCCGAGAAGCGTCAGTCGGAGAACAGTCGCGACTCGGAGATCGAGAAGCGGGCCGCCAAGCTGGAGGCCGATCTGGCCGACCTTGAGGCCGAGGGTGCCAAGGCCGACGTGCGCCGCAAGGTCAAAGAGGGCGGCGAGCGCGAGATGCGCCAGATCCGCGACCGGGCGCAGCGCGAGATCGACCGGCTGGACGAGGTGCTCGACACCTTCCGCAAGCTGGACGCGAAGCAGTTGGTCACGGACGAGCTGCTCTACCGGGAGCTGCGGGACCGGTTCGGTGAGTACTTCACCGGCGGCATGGGTGCCGAGGCGATCAAGGCGCTGGTCCAGAACATGGACCTCGACGCCGAGGCGGAGAACCTCCGCGAGATCATCCGGTCCGGCAAGGGCCAGCGGAAGATCCGGGCGCTCAAGCGGCTGAAGGTGGTCGCGGCGTTCCTGAACACCCGCAACTCGCCGCTCGGCATGGTGCTCGACTGCGTCCCGGTCATCCCGCCGGACCTGCGCCCGATGGTGCAGCTCGACGGTGGCCGGTTCGCGACCTCGGACCTCAACGATCTCTACCGCCGGGTGATCAACCGCAACAACCGGCTCAAGCGTCTGATCGACCTGGGCGCGCCGGAGATCATCGTGAACAACGAGAAGCGGATGCTTCAGGAGGCCGTCGACGCGCTGTTCGACAACGGCCGCCGCGGCCGGCCGGTCACCGGTCCGGGTAACCGTCCGCTGAAGTCGCTCTCCGACATGCTCAAGGGCAAGCAGGGCCGGTTCCGTCAGAACCTGCTCGGCAAGCGCGTCGACTACTCCGGCCGTTCGGTCATCGTGGTCGGCCCGCAGCTCAAGCTGCACCAGTGCGGTCTGCCCAAGCAGATGGCGCTGGAGCTGTTCAAGCCGTTCGTGATGAAGCGGCTGGTCGACCTCAACCACGCGCAGAACATCAAGTCCGCGAAGCGGATGGTCGAGCGGCAGCGGCCGGTCGTCTGGGATGTGCTGGAAGAGGTCATCGGCGAGCACCCCGTACTGCTCAACCGGGCGCCGACCCTGCACCGTCTGGGCATCCAGGCATTCGAGCCGCAGCTGGTCGAGGGCAAGGCGATCCAGATCCACCCGCTCGTCTGCACCGCGTTCAACGCGGACTTCGACGGTGACCAGATGGCGGTGCACGTGCCGCTGTCCGCCGAGGCGCAGGCCGAGGCACGGATCCTGATGCTGTCGTCGAACAACATCCTCAAGCCGGCCGACGGCAAGCCGGTGACCATGCCCACCCAGGACATGGTGATCGGGCTGTACTACCTGACCCACCTCACCCCCGGTGAGGTCGGCGAGGGTCGGGCGTTCAGCTCGGACGCCGAGGCTCGGATGGCCTTCGACAATGGTGAGCTGCACCTCCAGACCCCGATCAAGATCCGCCTGCACGGCGTGATCGGTGTCGACAACGGGGCCGGCGCGGAGAAGTGGACCGAGCCCGAGGGCTGGGTCCAGGGCGAGGCGCTCACCGTGGTGACCACGCTGGGTCGGGTGCTGTTCAACGAGACCCTGCCGCAGGGCTACCGCTTCGTGAACTACGAGATCCGCAAGGGTCAGCTCTCCGCGATCGTCAACGATCTCGCCGAGCGGTTCCCGAAGGTGGCGCTGGCCGCGACCCTCGACGGGCTCAAGGAGGCCGGTTTCCACTGGGCCACCTGGTCCGGCGTGACGATCGGTATGCAGGACGTCATCGCGCCCCCGCGCAAGCCGGAGATCCTGGAGCGGTACGAGAAGGAAGCCGACCGGATCGACAAGCAGTACCAGCGGGGTCTGATGACCGCCGAGGAACGTCGCGGCGAGCTCATCGAGATCTGGACCAAGGCGACCAACGAGGTCGCCAAGGAGATGGAGACCGCGCTACCGCAGGAGAACCCGCTCTGGGTCATGATCAACTCGGGTGCCCGCGGTAACCTGCTCCAGCTCCGCCAGATCGCCGCGATCCGTGGCCTGGTGGCCAACCCCAAGGGTGAGATCATCCCGCGGCCGATCAAGGCCAGCTACCGGGAGGGTCTGTCCGTACTGGAGTACTTCATCTCCACCCACGGCGCCCGTAAGGGTCTGGCCGACACCGCGCTGCGTACCGCCGACTCGGGTTACCTGACCCGTCGTCTGGTGGACGTGTCGCAGGACGTGATCATCCGCGAGGAGGACTGCGGTACGGACCGCGCCATCCCGATGCAGGTCGGCGAGTTCCTCGGCGGCAAGCTGGTGGTGCACACGCACGCCGAGACCGGGGTGCACGCCCGTACGCTGGCCGACGACATCAAGGGCACCGACGGCAACGTGGTCGCCGAGCGTGGGGTGGACCTCAACTCCATCCTGGTGGACAAGATCGTCGAGGCCGGTGTCGAGACGGTACGGGTGCGCTCCGTGCTCACCTGCGAGTCCAAGCTCGGGGTCTGCGCGGCCTGCTACGGCCGTTCGCTGCCGACCGGCAAGTCGGTCGACATCGGCGAGGCGGTCGGCATCATCGCCGCCCAGTCGATCGGTGAGCCGGGTACGCAGCTGACCATGCGTACCTTCCACACCGGTGGTGTCGCGGGTGAGGACATCACCCAGGGTCTGCCGCGTGTGCAGGAGATCTTCGAGGCCCGGGTGCCGAAGGGTAAGGCGCCCATCGCCGACACCCCCGGCCGCATCCGGATCGAGGACGGCGAGCGCTCGCGGAAGATCATCGTGGTGCCGGACGACGGCAGCGAGGAGATCGTGTACGACAAGATCTCCAAGCGGGTCAAGCTCCGGGCCCACGACGGCGACCACGTCGAGGTCGGGCAGAAGCTCACCGAGGGCACCATCGACCCGCACGAGCTGCTGCGCATCCTCGGCCCGCGTGCGGTCCAGGTCCACCTGACCCAGGAGGTCCAGGAGGTCTACCGCTCGCAGGGTGTGCTGATCCACGACAAGCACATCGAGATCATCATCCGCCAGATGCTCAAGCGGGTCACGGTGATCGACTCCGGTGCGACCGAGTTCCTGCCGGGTGTGCTGGTCGACCGCGCGTTGTTCGAGTCGGAGAACCGCCGGCTCGTCTCCGAGGGCGGCGAGCCCGCGGCCGGTCGGCCGGTGCTGATGGGTATCACCAAGGCATCGCTGGCCACCGACTCGTGGCTGTCGGCGGCGTCCTTCCAGGAGACCACCCGGGTGCTCACCGACGCGGCGATCAACGCCCGTAGTGACTCGCTCATCGGTCTCAAGGAGAACGTCATCATCGGTAAGCTCATCCCGGCGGGTACTGGCATCAGCAAGTACCGCAACGTCCGGGTGGAGCCGACCGAGGAGGCCAAGGCCAAGGTCTACTCGATGACCGGGTACCCCGAGACCGACTACGGGTTCGGGCCGGCCAGCGGGCAGGCGGTTCCGCTGGACGACTTCGACTTCGGGTCGTACCGCTAA
- the rpsL gene encoding 30S ribosomal protein S12 — MPTIQQLVRKGRQAKTTKTKTPALKGSPQRRGVCTRVYTTTPKKPNSALRKVARVKLSSQIEVTAYIPGVGHNLQEHSIVLVRGGRVKDLPGVRYKIVRGSLDTQGVRNRKQARSRYGAKKEKS; from the coding sequence GTGCCCACCATTCAGCAGTTGGTCCGAAAGGGCCGCCAAGCTAAGACAACGAAGACCAAGACGCCCGCGCTGAAGGGCAGCCCGCAGCGGCGCGGCGTGTGCACGCGTGTTTACACCACCACCCCGAAGAAGCCGAACTCGGCGCTGCGCAAGGTCGCCCGTGTGAAGCTGAGCAGCCAGATCGAGGTGACGGCGTACATTCCCGGCGTCGGGCACAACCTTCAGGAGCACTCGATCGTGCTGGTTCGCGGCGGCCGGGTGAAGGACCTCCCCGGCGTGCGCTACAAGATCGTCCGCGGCTCGCTGGACACCCAGGGCGTTCGTAACCGCAAGCAGGCGCGCAGCCGTTACGGCGCGAAGAAGGAGAAGAGCTGA
- the rpsG gene encoding 30S ribosomal protein S7, whose product MPRKGPAPRRPLVADPVYNSPLVTQLVNKILLRGKRQLAERIVYGALEGCREKSGTDPVVTLKRAMDNVKPTLEVRSRRVGGATYQVPVEVRPARATTLGLRWLVTYSKARREKTMIERLMNELLDASNGLGAAVKRREDTHKMAESNKAFAHYRW is encoded by the coding sequence ATGCCGCGTAAGGGACCCGCTCCGCGCCGGCCGTTGGTCGCCGACCCGGTGTACAACTCGCCGCTGGTCACCCAACTGGTGAACAAGATCCTGCTCCGCGGTAAGCGTCAGCTCGCCGAGCGCATCGTCTACGGCGCCCTTGAGGGCTGCCGTGAGAAGTCGGGCACCGATCCGGTAGTCACCCTCAAGCGGGCGATGGACAACGTGAAGCCGACCCTGGAGGTGCGCAGCCGCCGGGTCGGTGGCGCGACCTACCAGGTGCCGGTCGAGGTGCGCCCGGCCCGGGCGACCACCCTCGGCCTGCGCTGGCTGGTCACGTACTCCAAGGCGCGCCGGGAAAAGACGATGATCGAGCGCCTGATGAACGAGCTGCTCGACGCGAGCAACGGCCTCGGTGCCGCCGTCAAGCGGCGCGAGGACACGCACAAGATGGCCGAGTCGAACAAGGCCTTCGCGCACTACCGCTGGTAA
- the fusA gene encoding elongation factor G, with product MAAADALAKVRNIGIMAHIDAGKTTTTERILFYTGITYKIGEVHEGAAVMDWMEQEQERGITITSAATKCEWKGHTIQIIDTPGHVDFTVEVERSLRVLDGAVAVYDGVAGVEPQTENVWRQADKYNVPRMCFVNKLDRTGADFFRCVQMMIDRLNATPLVLQIPIGLEGDHIGVVDLIGMRALTWRGETQKGEDYAIEEIPADLAESAAEWRDKLLETLADVDDSVMEKYLEGEDIPVDEIKSAIRRATIAGKANPVLCGSAFKNKGVQPMLDAVVDFLPSPLDIPAVEGTALDGETVVLRKPSNKEPFAGLAFKIQTDKHLGKLTYVRVYSGTLESGSQVVNSTKDRKERIGKIYQMHANKREERPTAQAGDIIAVQGLKQTTTGDTLSDPSNPVILESMTFPEPVINVAIEPKTKSDQEKLGTAIQRLAEEDPTFRVRLDEETGQTVISGMGELHLDILVDRMRREFNVEANIGKPQVAYRETIRRKVDKVEHTHKKQTGGSGQYARVIVSLEPLPLGNDQPTYEFVNAVSGGRIPREFIPSVDAGAQDAMQYGTLAGYPLVGLKLTLLDGQYHEVDSSEMAFKIAGSMVLKEAARKADPALLEPMMAVEVTTPEENMGDVIGDINSRRGIIQAMEERSGARIVRALVPLSEMFGYVGDLRSKTQGRASYSMQFDSYAEVPQSVAKEIIAKATGE from the coding sequence GTGGCCGCCGCAGACGCGCTCGCCAAGGTACGCAACATCGGCATCATGGCGCACATCGATGCTGGTAAGACCACGACCACCGAGCGGATCCTGTTCTACACCGGCATCACGTACAAGATCGGTGAGGTCCACGAGGGCGCCGCCGTCATGGACTGGATGGAGCAGGAGCAGGAGCGGGGAATCACCATCACCTCCGCCGCCACCAAGTGTGAGTGGAAGGGCCACACGATCCAGATCATCGACACGCCCGGCCACGTCGACTTCACGGTCGAGGTCGAGCGGTCGCTGCGGGTGCTGGACGGTGCGGTCGCGGTGTACGACGGGGTCGCCGGCGTCGAGCCGCAGACCGAGAACGTCTGGCGCCAGGCGGACAAGTACAACGTCCCCCGGATGTGCTTCGTCAACAAGCTCGACCGGACCGGTGCCGACTTCTTCCGCTGCGTGCAGATGATGATCGACCGGCTGAACGCCACCCCGCTGGTGCTCCAGATCCCGATCGGGCTCGAAGGCGACCACATCGGTGTCGTGGACCTGATCGGCATGCGGGCGCTGACCTGGCGTGGCGAGACCCAGAAGGGCGAGGACTACGCGATCGAGGAGATCCCGGCCGACCTCGCCGAGTCCGCCGCCGAGTGGCGCGACAAGCTGCTGGAGACGCTGGCCGACGTCGACGACTCGGTGATGGAGAAGTACCTCGAAGGTGAGGACATCCCCGTCGACGAGATCAAGTCCGCCATCCGGCGGGCCACGATCGCGGGCAAGGCGAACCCGGTGCTCTGCGGTTCGGCGTTCAAGAACAAGGGCGTCCAGCCCATGCTCGACGCCGTGGTCGACTTCCTGCCGTCGCCGCTGGACATCCCGGCGGTCGAGGGCACCGCGCTCGACGGCGAGACCGTCGTGCTGCGCAAGCCCTCGAACAAGGAGCCGTTCGCCGGCCTGGCCTTCAAGATCCAGACCGACAAGCACCTCGGCAAGCTCACCTACGTACGGGTCTACTCCGGCACGCTCGAATCCGGTTCCCAGGTGGTCAACTCCACCAAGGACCGCAAGGAGCGGATCGGCAAGATCTACCAGATGCACGCCAACAAGCGGGAAGAGCGCCCCACGGCGCAGGCTGGCGACATCATCGCGGTCCAGGGTCTGAAGCAGACCACCACCGGTGACACGCTCTCCGACCCGTCGAACCCGGTCATCCTGGAATCGATGACGTTCCCGGAGCCGGTCATCAACGTGGCGATCGAGCCGAAGACCAAGTCTGACCAGGAGAAGCTCGGCACCGCTATCCAGCGGCTGGCCGAGGAGGACCCGACCTTCCGGGTCCGGCTCGACGAGGAGACCGGCCAGACCGTCATCTCCGGCATGGGCGAGCTGCACCTGGACATCCTGGTCGACCGGATGCGCCGCGAGTTCAACGTCGAGGCCAACATCGGCAAGCCGCAGGTGGCGTACCGCGAGACCATCCGCCGCAAGGTGGACAAGGTCGAGCACACGCACAAGAAGCAGACCGGTGGTTCGGGCCAGTACGCCCGCGTCATCGTCAGCCTTGAGCCGCTGCCGCTGGGCAACGACCAGCCGACGTACGAGTTCGTGAACGCGGTCAGCGGTGGTCGTATCCCGCGGGAGTTCATCCCGTCGGTGGACGCCGGCGCCCAGGACGCCATGCAGTACGGCACCCTGGCCGGTTACCCGCTGGTCGGCCTGAAGCTGACGCTGCTCGACGGGCAGTACCACGAGGTCGACTCGTCTGAAATGGCGTTCAAGATTGCCGGCTCGATGGTGCTCAAGGAAGCGGCCCGCAAGGCCGATCCCGCACTACTTGAGCCGATGATGGCCGTCGAGGTCACCACCCCTGAGGAAAACATGGGTGACGTCATCGGCGACATCAACTCCCGCCGCGGCATCATCCAGGCCATGGAGGAGCGGAGCGGTGCTCGCATCGTCCGCGCCCTGGTGCCGCTGTCGGAGATGTTCGGCTATGTCGGCGACCTGCGGTCGAAGACCCAGGGCCGGGCTAGCTACAGCATGCAGTTCGACTCCTACGCCGAGGTTCCGCAGAGCGTCGCGAAGGAGATCATCGCGAAGGCGACGGGTGAGTGA